In Akkermansia muciniphila, one DNA window encodes the following:
- the tagD gene encoding glycerol-3-phosphate cytidylyltransferase, which translates to MKKVITYGTFDMLHYGHINLLRRARALGDYLIVALSSDSFNAIKNKQSFFHYEHRRQMLEAIRYVDLIIPENDWEQKREDIIKHNVNIFVMGNDWEGKFDFLKDICEVVYLERTPEISTTRIKNHLKIR; encoded by the coding sequence ATGAAAAAAGTGATTACCTACGGCACATTCGACATGTTGCATTACGGCCATATCAACTTGCTTCGGCGGGCCAGAGCCTTGGGGGATTATCTGATTGTCGCCCTCTCTTCGGATTCATTCAATGCCATCAAAAACAAGCAATCTTTTTTCCATTACGAACACCGCAGGCAAATGCTGGAAGCCATTCGGTACGTGGACCTGATCATCCCGGAAAATGATTGGGAACAGAAGCGGGAAGACATCATCAAGCACAACGTCAACATCTTTGTCATGGGAAATGACTGGGAAGGAAAATTCGATTTTCTAAAAGACATATGTGAAGTCGTCTACCTGGAACGGACTCCGGAAATTTCCACGACCCGGATAAAAAATCATCTGAAAATCCGATGA
- a CDS encoding glycosyltransferase family 32 protein, whose amino-acid sequence MIRKLHYCWFGGPVPNAVLDNVQRWKDLNPEFELIEWNENNIDVSAFEFGRRCLEQKKWGFLGDVVRLQALTEHGGFYLDCDIELVKPLSLLPVNHRFSLGYIYNCALGTAFLYAPPHHPVCMNLLDLYDQIKPDCWPVSNTVYTDYFINEIPGFLLNGKTWSNDLVTIYPKEFFEQPALIRSRGFSIHHCCGSWKPDNGSYFALNMRSSHQIKWLKRKINTAIALRKNEFYACYQAALKGISLKKEYEWRREKAPSPLSA is encoded by the coding sequence GTGATCAGAAAGCTCCATTATTGCTGGTTTGGCGGCCCTGTTCCCAACGCCGTTTTGGACAATGTGCAAAGATGGAAAGACCTCAACCCGGAGTTTGAACTGATTGAATGGAACGAAAACAATATTGATGTATCCGCTTTTGAGTTTGGCAGAAGATGTCTGGAACAAAAAAAATGGGGGTTTTTAGGAGACGTCGTACGCCTTCAGGCTTTAACGGAGCACGGAGGCTTTTATTTGGACTGCGATATAGAACTAGTTAAGCCTTTATCCCTTCTTCCTGTAAATCATCGTTTTTCATTGGGATACATTTATAATTGCGCTCTCGGCACCGCTTTTCTCTATGCCCCGCCTCATCACCCGGTCTGCATGAATCTGCTTGATTTATATGATCAAATTAAACCGGATTGCTGGCCTGTCTCCAACACCGTCTATACAGATTATTTCATTAACGAAATTCCCGGTTTTTTATTAAACGGAAAAACCTGGAGCAATGACCTGGTGACCATTTATCCCAAGGAATTTTTTGAACAGCCGGCCTTGATACGCTCCCGCGGCTTTTCCATTCACCACTGCTGCGGTTCCTGGAAACCGGACAACGGCTCTTATTTTGCCCTGAACATGAGGAGCAGCCACCAAATTAAGTGGCTTAAGCGGAAAATCAACACAGCCATTGCATTACGCAAAAATGAATTTTATGCCTGCTATCAAGCGGCCCTCAAAGGCATATCCCTGAAAAAGGAATACGAGTGGCGCCGGGAAAAGGCGCCCAGTCCACTATCGGCGTAA
- a CDS encoding LicD family protein — MKEISAPQAKRILVEILQEFHQFCHRENLRYSLYAGSLIGALRHQGFIPWDDDIDVLMPREDYERLFQLYHTSPHPAHLELNDSRTRPDYFYPFMKLEDTRTIMVGKGKERVRIGLHIDIFPLDGMPKSLIAANAYLYLHRLFRHATTLASLHLRVKGRSLPKQLFLFMFKTLTLGAASARWNKISHWIARRYSWEKSRWAGNVIWGYGTKEKVPGAYYQGNQAVPFEGFQFDAMGNADGYLRCVYGNYMTPPPPEKRIPTHITPGEIYIKNPCSVPDSGQSLSRAERP; from the coding sequence ATGAAAGAAATCTCCGCACCCCAGGCGAAACGGATTCTGGTTGAGATCTTACAGGAATTTCATCAATTCTGCCACAGAGAAAATTTACGTTATTCCCTATACGCGGGAAGCCTGATCGGGGCATTGCGCCATCAGGGTTTCATTCCGTGGGATGATGACATTGACGTACTTATGCCCCGGGAAGATTATGAACGGCTGTTTCAGCTTTACCACACTTCTCCGCATCCGGCTCATCTGGAATTAAATGATTCCCGCACCAGGCCGGATTACTTCTACCCGTTCATGAAACTGGAAGACACCCGCACCATCATGGTTGGAAAGGGAAAAGAGAGAGTCCGCATAGGACTGCACATTGACATTTTCCCTCTTGACGGCATGCCGAAATCCCTCATTGCAGCTAACGCCTATCTATACCTTCACAGACTGTTCCGCCATGCCACCACGCTGGCCAGCCTTCATCTGCGGGTAAAAGGCAGGAGCCTTCCGAAACAGTTGTTTCTGTTCATGTTTAAAACGCTCACCTTGGGCGCGGCGTCCGCCCGCTGGAACAAAATAAGTCATTGGATCGCCAGACGCTATTCATGGGAAAAATCCCGTTGGGCCGGCAATGTCATCTGGGGATATGGCACAAAAGAAAAAGTTCCCGGCGCGTATTATCAAGGAAATCAAGCCGTGCCTTTTGAAGGATTCCAATTTGACGCCATGGGAAACGCCGATGGCTACCTGCGTTGCGTGTACGGAAATTACATGACTCCGCCGCCTCCGGAAAAAAGAATCCCCACGCACATAACGCCGGGCGAAATTTATATCAAAAACCCTTGCTCCGTTCCCGATTCCGGTCAGAGTTTGTCCAGGGCGGAGCGTCCATAG
- a CDS encoding tetratricopeptide repeat protein, with the protein MLKMIFLLARRIFIRLLLALLPLGLFMFLAQAIPLSPLQSLLALVPVIAFEVWLVIRHLLPVMGELVTKTLYSSNITTDEEVLVEASRRMLNSGDPQGALELLERYRKENPGLVRSWLMESSLLNDMRRYADSVNVLQKGLEYGRWRKEDRALFLYKIGAIYESQLNAPDRARKYWEEAADKYPDTAYGRSALDKL; encoded by the coding sequence ATGTTGAAAATGATTTTTCTGCTGGCCCGGCGCATATTTATACGGCTGTTGCTGGCGCTGCTTCCGCTGGGCCTGTTTATGTTCCTGGCGCAGGCCATTCCCCTTTCCCCGCTGCAATCCCTGCTGGCGCTGGTTCCGGTGATTGCCTTTGAAGTGTGGCTCGTCATCAGGCATCTGCTGCCCGTCATGGGGGAGCTGGTGACCAAGACGCTGTATTCCTCCAATATTACTACGGATGAGGAAGTGCTGGTGGAGGCTTCCAGGCGCATGCTGAATTCCGGGGATCCCCAGGGCGCTCTGGAATTGCTGGAACGCTACCGGAAGGAGAATCCGGGGCTGGTGCGTTCCTGGCTCATGGAATCCAGCCTGCTGAACGATATGCGCCGGTACGCGGATTCCGTCAACGTCCTTCAGAAAGGTCTGGAATACGGAAGATGGCGCAAGGAGGACCGGGCTCTGTTCCTGTACAAGATAGGAGCCATTTACGAGTCCCAGCTCAATGCTCCGGACAGGGCCCGGAAATATTGGGAGGAAGCTGCGGATAAATATCCCGATACGGCCTATGGACGCTCCGCCCTGGACAAACTCTGA